In Flavobacterium piscisymbiosum, the sequence CTGGAGCGTTTTCTTTTTGATGCTAAAAAACAATATGACTTTGTAGAAAAATTAAGTGGTGGAGAATTAAAACGTTTGTATTTATGTACGGTTTTAATTCAGAATCCTAACTTTTTAATTCTGGATGAGCCAACAAACGATTTGGATATTGTTACGCTAAACGTTCTTGAAAGTTTCCTTTTAGATTATCCGGGATGTTTATTAGTAGTTTCTCACGACCGTTATTTTATGGATAAAATTGTCGATCATCTATTTATATTTAGAGGGCAAGGAGTAATTGAAAATTTCCCTGGAAACTATTCAGATTTCAGAGCTTACGAAGACAGTGCCGATGTTGCTCAAAAAGAAGAAAACAAAGCAGAAAAGAAAGACTGGAAACAAAACAATCCAACAGGAAACCTAACTTTCAACGAGCAAAAAGAATATCAAAAACTAGAAAGAGAAATTAAAGATCTTGAAATCGACAAAACGAAGATCGAACAATTATTCTCTGACGGAAAAGTAGCAGATGCTGATATCGAGAAAAAAGCAAACGAATTACAAAACATTATCAATAAAATAGATCAGAAAGAAGAACGTTGGTTCGAGCTTTCTGCTAAAATTGAAGGTTAGTTTTTTAGTTTTCAGTCTCAGTGGCAGTTTTCAGTTTGATATTGTAAATGTAATTTCTTAAAAGTAATCTTTTTCTTTCTTTTTGTTATTTTTGTAAAAAAGAAAGAAATGGATTTTAAAGAATTATTGGCTTATAAAAAGTCTTTTGAAATTGCTATGGAAATTTTTGAACTTTCTAAAGATTTTCCAAAAGAAGAAAAATACTCATTAACTGATCAGATAAGACGTTCTTCAAGAAGCGTTTCAGCAAATATTGCAGAAGCATATCGAAAAAGAAGATATGTAAATCACTTTATAAGTAAATTGACTGACAGTGATGCCGAAAATTCAGAAACTAACGTATGGTTAGAATATTCATTTAAATGCGAATATATCAATCAGGAAAAATTTGACATCCTGAACATGAAAAATATTGAGATTGGAAAACTTATCAATTACATGATCAACAATCCGAATAAATTTGGATGTAGTATCTAATATGCTCAAAACAAAA encodes:
- a CDS encoding four helix bundle protein, encoding MDFKELLAYKKSFEIAMEIFELSKDFPKEEKYSLTDQIRRSSRSVSANIAEAYRKRRYVNHFISKLTDSDAENSETNVWLEYSFKCEYINQEKFDILNMKNIEIGKLINYMINNPNKFGCSI